Part of the Spartobacteria bacterium genome is shown below.
TGTGGGTGTTGATTCTGGTACGGAGTTATTTTGCGAAATCGATCCCAGTCAAAAAAATGCTGTGCAAAAATTGTTTGGGCTTAAAGCTAGACAGATTGATGTATTAAAAGACTTCTCAGGCCTTGAGCGATTTGTTCATGTTGTTTTTTAACAAAAGATCGCTGTTGTTTTGAGGCCACAGACTGTCGAAAATAAAATTGAGTAATAATATTTATTTAATTTCGGTATGTTGTGAGCCTTTGTATGGGTGGCCTTTTTTTTGCTTTTCTTTAAGACATGAAACAAAAAACCCTACAATCAGAGGTTCGCTGTTCAGGCATTGGCCTGCATGGTGGGGCAAAAATCGAGATGGTGGTCAAGCCTGCGCCTGCGGACACTGGTATTGTCTTTGTCCTTGTAGGGAGCGAATCATTTCGCGAAATCAAACTTGATCCTAAGAGTGTTACGGCAACGGGCTTGGCAACCACCCTGGGTTACGGTGATGCCCACGTTTCGACAGTTGAGCATCTGTTGGCCACGATGGTGGGCTTGGAAATTGATAACGCCATTATTGAAGTGCATGGCGGTGAAATACCAATTTTAGATGGCAGTGCCGCTGTGTTTGTGCATTTATTTCGATCTGTTGGTTTACGTGAATTGCACCGTCCGAAACGAATCGCGAAAATTAAGCGCCACTTGGTATTTGAAGATGGTGAAAAGCGCATAACAGTAAGCCCTTATCCAGGGCTAAAAATCGATTATACAATTTCATTTTCCCATCCTCAAATAGGCCGTCAGCAGTTTTTTTATGAGTCGTCCCCAAAACATTTCATTGAAAAAATCAGTCGCGCAAGGACTTTTGGCTTTTTGCGGGATGTCGAGCTGTTGCAAAAGCGTGGATTAGCCCGGGGTGGTTCATTGGAGAATGCTGTTGTTTTTGATGAATATGGGGTTGTAAATCCAGAGGGTTTGCGCTTTTCTGACGAGATGGTCCGGCATAAAATATTAGATTTTATGGGTGACATTGCGGTCTATTCTGCTCGCTTATGGGGACATTTTGAGGTGAGCTGCTCGGGGCATGATTTTAATAACAAATTTATGCGTTTTTTAGATGGCCATGC
Proteins encoded:
- a CDS encoding UDP-3-O-acyl-N-acetylglucosamine deacetylase; the protein is MKQKTLQSEVRCSGIGLHGGAKIEMVVKPAPADTGIVFVLVGSESFREIKLDPKSVTATGLATTLGYGDAHVSTVEHLLATMVGLEIDNAIIEVHGGEIPILDGSAAVFVHLFRSVGLRELHRPKRIAKIKRHLVFEDGEKRITVSPYPGLKIDYTISFSHPQIGRQQFFYESSPKHFIEKISRARTFGFLRDVELLQKRGLARGGSLENAVVFDEYGVVNPEGLRFSDEMVRHKILDFMGDIAVYSARLWGHFEVSCSGHDFNNKFMRFLDGHAAEYIDVIDLSSRPQSVQHKTPSFGGIPVWA